The following nucleotide sequence is from Trifolium pratense cultivar HEN17-A07 linkage group LG2, ARS_RC_1.1, whole genome shotgun sequence.
ttttaaataatctttttttttcctcataaAAGAAAGAGTAGGTACTAAGTAAGATGCCTTGTGGTCAAcacaatgaaaagaaaaaatgcaAAGAGGgtaaaagaaaaacatcatGCCTAAAACAATGGGAGAACAAAAAGGGAGGCATGCATTATAGTGGCATTTTTGAGTAGATTTGCCAAACTTGGAAGACATTTCaatccatttttaatattttctttttgtaaaactcttttttattttatttcattattctTTTCTATtctataaacttaaaaataaattaaaataaaataaaaagtagagAAAATCCTAacttagaaaagaataaaaaaagaaagaaaataaacctATTTATGGTcaactttaatttaatttaaaaaagttattttccTTGTCAAACTCTCATTTATTGTCATCTTTAATTTAgttgaaaaaacaaaacttgtCAGAATTTGGAATATTGTGCTAATTGGCTCCACTTCACTttacaattttgaatttttttttaaaaagttaaaattaaaataaataaacaagtagcaatttatatttaaaaaaagcaTTTCTCTTTCTTTTACAAAACTATCCCTGTTATTTTAATAATGTATTCAAATCAAGTAGTACTACTATAGACTATATTCACattcattaatttattaaattaaaataaaatgccTTTATTGAATTTTCAAGACGGACGTGAACCAATTTCTTAaccaaaatttatattttaatttaacaattaaaatatatgatttaataattaaattcccattttttaattactttttcattaaaaaaatttaaacaaaaacttttcaatataataaattttattatatgtatagtttttctactttatttatttactccGCCTTTTTTCCTACAAACCCTAATTTTCATAAATCAGTCTGTAGAATCTGTGAACTAGAGTTGTAGTTTTTCTCTGTAATAgttgaattttttgtttgtgaaaaaaaaaaagtttaaattttgaagCTTTTTATCTTTCTCTGAAATGGTGAAGGTTTAAGCTACAGTGTTACGTTTTTTTCGGATTTTATcttcaaaattgaaaaatctGCTTCTGGGTTTTCATCATTTCTGAAAAAGTTTGTGTTTTTAAAGCTAGAGTTGTAGTTTTTGTGTTGTTACAAATTTTACTGAGTTCAAATTTGATTGTGCTGTTTCTGGGTATCTTAGTTTTACATTGAAGTATATAGTTTCTGAACaaagatttaatttttcaaacttTTGAGCTTTTGGGGTGTCTTAGTTTTTCTTTGATTCtcaaaaaaatggaagaaagagAGATTTTTGGTTCTGGGCATGCTGTTAATGTTAATCAGGCCCCACAGAGCTTCAACTTAGCTCAAAATTCATTGAATTTTTCTGGGCCCACAGGAGAGTTGCCGACTCCGGCGAGTGCACCGGCTGCGGCTGTTGGCGGTATGGAGGTAAAGAAGAAGAGGGGTAGGCCTAGGAAGTCTGAATCTGGAAGTAAACCGGCGTTGTCGCCTATGCCGATTTCGGCCTCCATTCCTTTGACTGGAGATTTCTCTGGTTGGAAAAGTGGTGGAGGGAAGCCTTTTGAATCAATAAAAAAGCCTTTGAAGTTaaatgattttgatgaaggTAATTTTGATCAAGgtacaaaaaattgtaaaaagaaaatgattatTCTTTTGATCCTCTTGCTATTTTTAGCCTTTGATCTGATTAGTTTACTTTGCATTATGTTTTTTAtgtaatgtttttagttttactGTTACAATTGTTGTAAATGACGATcagtttttgttttaaaattttgcagggttgttaattgttaattactatgtgcaattttttttttttttgatatttgtTTGTATGTTGATCTAATCTTGAACttatgtgtttttgtttttttgttcatGATTTCGTTTTGGATTCGATTCATGTTTTAGATGTGGAATTTATATGTGGTGGTATGATGGACCCTTAATATAGATTCCCTTTCAGATCATAAATTGAAGATGTGTGGTATTGGAAGAGGATGTTTTGTGGTCATAGTAATGTGAGGTCGTTTTTCAAATCATATAAAACATGGTATATTTGATACTTGTTTTTTCCCCTTTATGAGTGGTTAAATGACATTATTTGATCTCGGAAATCGAGTAAATTGAAGGGACCACATTATCATGATCACCAGGATAAATGACACATgtaattacattcaattatttcactttttcaaatttttacaaGTGTCGACGTGTTAGTGTCGTGTGTCTGTGTTTGTGTTAGTGTTTCATTGGTGATAATTGACCTGCAGGATAGTGGTTTGGACTTTGGATTATGGCATGTTGCTAAATAAAGACTCAAAAGTGTATAATCTGTGATGTGAAAAGAATGATGGTTGAATAtgcttattttaaaatttggtaGTTTTAATTATATCAGAGTTGTtcgaaattttatattttagatcTTTAAATGAAGTCTTCATTGCAGAATGTAATAATGGCTTTATAAAATGACAGTTTTGATTTATATGGTCAATTAAATGCATGAAAACTTTTCAAGTTCATCGCTGAGTTCTATGGTTTTTGTTTAATTCATATGATTTAGTGAAGTAGTGTAAATCTATtttattgatgtatttggatttAGTGTAACACAAGGCTATTCACGACCTAATGATTTATACATTTGGAATTACGGGTCTGTTAATCTTCCTTTTACGTAATGAAATCAATGTGCAATTTATTCGTAAATTAGATAATAACTTGTTATCTTATTTTATAGCTTGTTTATCTAATTATGTACCTACCTATTTTGTAGATGATGGAACAGCTTCCCCTGGTTCCAATTTCAAAACTCACGTGCTTACAGTAAATTCCGGAGAGGTATTATTCTCATTTCCCTTTAGGTCTATATTCTGAATATAGTTAGATTCTATCTTACAAACTTGTTTGAATGCCATATTCCGAAGAAACTTGACGAATAATCATTTCTGTTTACAATTTGTTAAATGCGATGTCATCTTACTATCTAATATAAATCACTTTTTAACATATGTGAGATTTCCCTTTCATTATTTGATGCTATATTCACTTTCTTTAAACTATAATGAATAAATATTAATGCGTACAATCCAATAGCTaaacatatttgtttaattaCGAATGTCAGGATTATGATGGGATATTTCCGTTAAAAACAAAGAACAATACATAgtcatttttctttttcggTTCTATAAAATTTCACATGTTGGAAAACTAGGGTTATCTGAATGGAATAAGTGTTCACTTTTTGAAGTCAATGCTTGTTGAAAGAAAGCCTGAAATTTGTTTATTGGTTTGAGTTAGATATGCCGACATATAATGGCTTTCAgtgaaaattttcaatttaaagtTTACAGCTAAATTGAAAGGTTTCATGTACTTGCATTGAGGCGAAAACATAGTTTCCGATTTTTTATGAAGATAAGTAGGAAAGGCAATCttaagtttttaattatttaaaaattagcAAGTATAATTGTGTAATAGATAATGTATGcataaaatatgaattattgAAAACAATACTATGACCTATGCatattagttaattttatttgtgattTTCCAATGGTCTGTTTTAGGATGTCTCGATGAAAATCATGTCTCTCTCTCAACAAGAATATCATACTATATCCATTCTATCTGCGACTGGCACAATTTCCAATGTCACACTTCGCCAGTCGGATGCTAGTGGCGGTACTTCGACGTATGAGGTTAGTTCAGTCATATTTCATTAGCATAGATAAAACAAGTTTAGTCCTATATATATCACTTATGTGCATTGTTTGCTATGAGGTTTGTTCAGTCGTTTTATTAGCACAGATAACGAAGCTTATTGCTGTTTAGAATTTAACATTAATTTGGatgttttagtaaaaaaaaaaaaacataacattaatTTGGATGTTTGTTGTCATGTTCTAAATAAGGTTCTTAGATATAATACCGAGTTTTTATGTTAAAGTATGTGCCGCATGTAAGAACAGTATCTGTTAGTAGAACATGTTCTTAATGTTgttgtgtctatctctctcctCCGCAACTATCACATATTTTGCTGTAAAAGTTGTTCTTAACTTTATACCATTGGAGTTGAGTGTTTTAATCCAATGTGGTAAGGTGGGACCCACCTATTTAGTATTCTTAATTTTCTTGCATTGAAGATGTTCTAAGTGGTCTTTTATGCTGTATTGTTTTGACATAGCTTCATCCATTTCATGGAAAGAATTTCCCTAGTTTCGTAACTTTCTATGATTGTCCCTTGTAAATATGGTTTATGACCACGTGTATAATCtaagaaaatgaaagtgattgAATTGAATGTAACCACGTGTATCGGTATTGTCTGGACGCCGGACATGCCTTCGATCTGAAATGTGCCAGTTGTACATTGTATTGTACTCGTCTTTTTTTCTTGATTATAGCACTAGATCATGAAAACATTAAATGAATATGGTGAAACATATGTTGTGCTTTTACAGGGAATGTTTGAGATTCTTTCCTTGAGCGGCTCATTTGTGCCAACCGAGAATGGACTGACAAAGAGCAGAGCTGGTAGAATGAGTGTCTCATTGGCAGGTCCTAATGGTCGTGTTTTTGGGGGTGCACTGGCTGGTTTGCTTGTAGCTGCTGGTTCTGTGCAGGTagcttttgttttattttagaatattatattatatatgatcgAATATTCAAAGAACTCGTGAAAAATCTCTTAGAGAGGTACTTTAATTAACCTTTGTTATGAAAGGAAATAACACTGTTATTGGTGTCAACAATGGCTGTCAAATTACTAGTTTATAAATTTAGTTGGTTAAAGATCACTGCTCCTAAACTAGAATTTGGTTGATgcaatatttttatgttataattaGAGAGAATGCATTTTCATTAACACAGAAAACGATGTTTTGAGATTTTTCAGAACTTTCAAAAATATtcaatctattttttaaaatgtattttcaAAAAAGATTAATTTCTAATGTTTATTTTCATCAATGGAAATGAAAAAAGGAAACACCAGATGTAAACGACCTCTTCTTAATTTTACATTTGACTGAGCTCTTTCTGTCTGTTTTATGCATCAGGTTGTGGTTGCGAGTTTTCAACCAGAGCAGCAGAAACCAAAGAAGCAAAGGACCGATTATACGTCACCACCTGCCCCTCCTACATCATCTCATATTAATAATCATGTTTCTGCTGAACAATTGAAACCTATCATGTCACCGGCCGGCTTTAACTTTGCTTCTTTCGGCAATGGCCAAGGCTCTGGCAACTCATCATCATCCGCAGATGATGATGAGCATGTCTAACCCTAGCCGTTCAAATGCTGGAGTTGCATACTCATGTTTAACTCATTGATTCTTACAGTTATTGATTGAAGGAGATTAAAGTTTTTACTATAAGAAATTGTTATATTTGGGACTTGTAGGTATTGGTTAAAAATGTAGCTATCTAATATTGTTGTAGCTATTAGATTTAGGATAACATGTTATGTCCATCTTTAGATTTTACAAGaatgtttgaattttgaaatttgagtGTGTGGAATGTTTCTAAATTGTAACCTAACATTATTATATCACTTTTTGTTTTGAAAGAGGAAATTAGATGTTGGTCTTTACTtttatagttttatttattttttaataacaatgtttttttatttgacaaatttaACATAATGTTAGTACTAATTGGTTTTTAGATACTTGAGGTAGATACTTAAGGCAACGCCCAGAGATCGGTCTCTATAGTTGCATATAAAGGATACTTTGGCTTACCAAAGAATGTTAATTGCTTAGCGTctgtttggtttggagtttCACAACCCCAAACGCGAGTCTCACATCTCCAAACGTGATTCCGATGATTTTTGGTTGTTATTTCAAGAGGAAGAAGTCAAAACAAGAGAACAAGGAGGGAAGAGTTTGCGGTGAAAAATTGTTGCTTGCATGACGGGGGTGTCCTGGATCTGTTTGACGGTGGTTTTGTGTGATGAGAGatttggggtttttttttttttgagtaaaaagaTATTTGGGTAGTTGGtgacatattattttattttttatttttggtgcaagGAGGGAAATAAAAGGGAAAAGAACACAATAAACAAATTATCTAGAAAATAAAGTCCCACTAGCATTAGCTAGTAGGAGGAGACTCATTCCATTAGGTGGAATAGCTATTGgagatattattttatttttttggtacaaggtgacattattttaaaatgatgcttgaattaaaaattactcttataaaataatactattattttttttttacacaaggaGATACTAGTGTTTCGGTAGTGTGGACagaaagaaaccatagagtgtTCAGAGGCTCATCTAGTACCTTGCATcagatgttggacaagatcaagcttttttcttatcggtggttgaagacgacgagttttactttagtctcaaactaccatagaTGATGGTCTAGTCCTTTATTATGTCTGGGCCTTGTATGATGTGATTGGCTTTTCTTTCTGTGACttattgtaaacttttgtagtctacttTGACACACCTTGTGCTGATAAGGTtgtttgttaatatatctcattttagcttcttcaaaaaaaaaatttggtcattatacttttaaaaccaattttaattCAAACTATCCAAACAATATTGTACTCATAAGAACCACTTTTATATGAGTCTACCGAAACCTAAATCAAATATGTTCAACTTACTTTTAACTAAACTCAATtatatcaaactcaattctctcAAAGTTAATTCTAGTTGCCATCAAACCAAACACAAACTTAGCTTTCCTTAGTGGCTTTGAAGTTGTGTTTAGAGACCTGATTTTATTTTCAGTTGTACCAAACATAGTCTTGCTTTTAAGTCGGCAAACATTAGAAGAGCTCATGAGTGTTAGACGTGTTATGTAtcggtttgatttggtttggttcggttcagATTTCATGTAAATGGTCATCTATATAAAGTTAAGTTGACACATTTGAAACCAGAGTAACACTTACTTGGACACAAGCATTTAAGCACAAGATATGCACACAcacatattaaaatatttaaagaaaaaataaaattgtcacatcaatttatattattttaatcatttttgcttttttttttttttttttcatttctagtGAGTGTGCCTAAAGAGTATTATTTGGGTTTGTGCGGTGCCCATTTGAGGTATTTCTCTTGAAACCATGGGAGGGAAATGTTTAACAACTTGGTGGTCTACGACTATAGGCTCACACGTGAAATGCAAGACAACAAAAAGTTACGATAGCTATTTTTCTTGTCAAGTAATTTTGTGATCAAATTTTATCCTTTAAAATGAATaactgaaattataaaaaaaaaaaaaaataataaccaaTAATATTTTGGTTTTGAGCCTCAACCTTTATATAGTGTATTATTGTAATATTCATATCAATTGAACTGTATTAATAGGTAAAATAGATTTAActacaaaagagaaaaattacttgcatttttgaaatattcacatctattttgaatataataacaaaataagtCACATTGATAAGACAAATGATTATTGCTcgatggaaagaaaaaaaaaaggttgacAATTGGTAAAGACAACATGCATgtaattttatttggtttttttttttttttaattcaaaatgtACTTCTAATTTGCTGATACATTAATCTCttttaatagaaattttatgGGCTAAGCTCGTATATGCATgggtcggggttcgaacatcccacttatttattataaggaatatttttttaaccactaaattacccaaaaataataatttatgggCTAAGCTAAACATTacttaaaacatatataaataacggcttaaaaattgaaattttattttgacagcCTAAAACTGAATTTTAAATGCCAAAATAACTAATATTTAAAGATCAATGTCATAAATCAATCTTTAgttaattcaataataattgacgctgaacttaaTACGAAGGTccataatttaattttcataaCTACAATTGAAAGAAGACTGAAACTACTTAATGCTATAACTTCAATTGGTGAACCGCATGATAAAAAAAGAAtcaatgatataaaaataaagttacAAAGAGCAAAATGGTGTTTGTTTTAGCGGTTATTCTTTTGTTTGGAAAAACTTCAGCAAAACGACGCCGTAACGTAATTCGGTAATTCCAATACTTCTTCTCCAAATATAGAAATAAGGATTTCAGAGAGGAACCTGAGATATCAATCAAATACTCACAGAAATGTCTCCGCCCGCTTCAGTCGCCGATCGTCGCACCGCCGCCTTACGGAGTCGCTCCCCGACCTTAATAGCACCACCACGCTCGCCGACCATCACGGCATCTCCATTCAGGTTCAACATATTTCATATTCACAAACTCACGCTTTTGCTTTTTCCCCTTTCATCATAGATTCATTCTTTCTATGCGCTGTTCTTAACTTTCTTATCTAATGCTAATTTagtttaatattaaaattaaatgaaatttactatattaatatatatgaagAGATAGCAGAATCAATCAATTTAATCGAATAGGTTATGAATTTATGTAATGCAATGTGAggttatttaattttaattatgttgtttCCTATGTGATTTTGTTTGATGGATGCAAtgcaatttatatttttcaatgtgAAATTTTCGTGtagattgttttttttataaagactaGGTC
It contains:
- the LOC123911496 gene encoding AT-hook motif nuclear-localized protein 6 isoform X1, with protein sequence MEEREIFGSGHAVNVNQAPQSFNLAQNSLNFSGPTGELPTPASAPAAAVGGMEVKKKRGRPRKSESGSKPALSPMPISASIPLTGDFSGWKSGGGKPFESIKKPLKLNDFDEGNFDQDDGTASPGSNFKTHVLTVNSGEDVSMKIMSLSQQEYHTISILSATGTISNVTLRQSDASGGTSTYEGMFEILSLSGSFVPTENGLTKSRAGRMSVSLAGPNGRVFGGALAGLLVAAGSVQVVVASFQPEQQKPKKQRTDYTSPPAPPTSSHINNHVSAEQLKPIMSPAGFNFASFGNGQGSGNSSSSADDDEHV
- the LOC123911496 gene encoding AT-hook motif nuclear-localized protein 6 isoform X2, which encodes MEEREIFGSGHAVNVNQAPQSFNLAQNSLNFSGPTGELPTPASAPAAAVGGMEVKKKRGRPRKSESGSKPALSPMPISASIPLTGDFSGWKSGGGKPFESIKKPLKLNDFDEDDGTASPGSNFKTHVLTVNSGEDVSMKIMSLSQQEYHTISILSATGTISNVTLRQSDASGGTSTYEGMFEILSLSGSFVPTENGLTKSRAGRMSVSLAGPNGRVFGGALAGLLVAAGSVQVVVASFQPEQQKPKKQRTDYTSPPAPPTSSHINNHVSAEQLKPIMSPAGFNFASFGNGQGSGNSSSSADDDEHV